The following proteins are encoded in a genomic region of Gossypium hirsutum isolate 1008001.06 chromosome D05, Gossypium_hirsutum_v2.1, whole genome shotgun sequence:
- the LOC107903948 gene encoding probable terpene synthase 9 translates to MAPTSQSLNEEQRRSANCHPSIWDPTAIQSFTTPYTYQLCATQLEDLKQTVSKLLASTKDTAALLKLIDSMKRLGVAYHFQEQIQQALNQLNSDLNLVSNYLSTVALHFRLLREDCYPITADVLGKFKGGDGRFMGSLCGDVEGLLSLNEASFMAIQGEKILEEAKGFSSENLKNVIGKLEKVKAKQVQRSLEVPLYWRMERIEARNFIDSYAMDDSNNSVLLDLAKLDYNLIHPIYQQELKQLAEWWRELNFKEKLSFSRDRLMEIYFWATGLSFEPQYAKCRICFTKYACLATVIDDIYDIYGSLEELECFTKAVTGWDVKAVQELPEYMRVMFSTISDFTNELAQQTLKDHGLDVLPYIKEQWVVLCRAHITEARWFYGGQTPTFDEYIKNAWISIGSLGGLVLLCFVEADSIVNQFPNCLKYFSQLFYWSSLITRFSDDLGTSKDEMERGDIPKAVQCYMIEKGVTEEKARNHVKELISNSWKKINEEIFDNRFPRVIVNLSKNMTRTVKCMYQHGDGVGTSTGVTKDYIVSSILRPIPI, encoded by the exons ATGGCACCAACATCCCAATCCTTGAATGAAGAGCAACGTCGATCCGCTAACTGTCATCCCAGTATTTGGGATCCCACCGCCATCCAATCCTTTACCACTCCATACAC GTACCAACTCTGTGCTACACAATTGGAGGATCTGAAGCAAACGGTTAGTAAATTGCTTGCCTCAACGAAAGACACAGCTGCCTTGTTGAAGCTAATAGATTCGATGAAGAGGCTTGGAGTGGCCTACCATTTTCAGGAACAGATTCAACAGGCTTTGAATCAATTGAATTCGGATCTAAATCTTGTCTCCAATTATCTTTCCACAGTCGCATTGCATTTTCGACTCCTACGAGAGGATTGCTATCCTATTACTGCAG ATGTGTTGGGGAAATTTAAAGGTGGTGATGGGAGGTTCATGGGGAGCTTATGTGGGGATGTTGAAGGGCTTTTGAGCTTGAATGAAGCTTCATTCATGGCAATACAAGGCGAAAAAATCCTTGAAGAAGCTAAGGGTTTTAGCAGTGAAAATCTTAAGAATGTAATAGGGAAACTGGAGAAAGTTAAGGCTAAGCAAGTTCAGCGGTCATTGGAAGTTCCACTTTATTGGAGGATGGAAAGGATTGAAGCTCGAAACTTCATTGATTCCTACGCCATGGATGATTCAAACAACTCAGTTTTGCTTGACCTGGCTAAGTTAGACTACAATCTTATCCATCCAATTTACCAACAAGAACTGAAACAACTTGCAGA GTGGTGGAGGGAATTGAACTTCAAGGAGAAGCTTAGTTTCAGCCGAGACCGACTGATGGAAATATATTTCTGGGCTACTGGTTTGAGCTTTGAGCCCCAATATGCCAAATGCAGGATTTGCTTCACTAAGTATGCATGCTTAGCAACTGTAATTGACGACATCTATGATATATATGGATCACTTGAAGAACTCGAATGTTTCACCAAAGCAGTCACCGG GTGGGATGTGAAGGCCGTCCAAGAACTTCCGGAATACATGAGAGTAATGTTCTCAACCATTTCAGACTTTACTAATGAATTAGCCCAACAGACCTTGAAAGACCATGGCCTCGACGTTCTGCCCTACATCAAAGAACAG TGGGTTGTACTTTGCAGAGCTCATATCACGGAAGCCAGATGGTTTTATGGAGGTCAAACTCCCACTTTTGATGAATATATTAAAAACGCATGGATTTCAATTGGAAGTCTTGGAGGGTTGGTTCTTCTTTGTTTTGTGGAGGCAGACTCCATTGTTAATCAATTTCCAAATTGTCTTAAGtatttttctcaattattttACTGGTCATCTCTCATTACTCGATTCAGTGATGATCTGGGTACTTCCAAG GATGAGATGGAGAGAGGAGACATACCGAAAGCAGTGCAGTGTTACATGATTGAAAAAGGAGTAACAGAAGAAAAAGCACGAAATCATGTAAAAGAACTGATAAGCAATTCATGGAAGAAGATCAATGAAGAAATTTTCGATAATCGTTTCCCACGAGTTATTGTGAATTTATCTAAGAACATGACTCGAACTGTGAAATGCATGTACCAGCATGGCGACGGAGTTGGGACATCAACCGGTGTCACTAAAGATTATATTGTTTCATCAATTCTTAGGCCTATTCCAATATAG